The Pagrus major chromosome 5, Pma_NU_1.0 genomic sequence TCCAGTTGTGGTCGTGGCACCATCAGTCAGTGATCTTAAATCATTTGTAGCGATTACTTATAAGTAATGCAACCATTTAATAGCAAGTGAAAGTACTTCAGTACTATCAGGAGTATACTAAAACTgaatcaacacacaaacaagtatTATTCAAACAGTTGGAATATTATCATTGAGACATTAATAAGTGAGCATCAGTAATGTTAAAGCTGTTTGAGTTGGTGGTTATTTGAACTACTTCAGGTTTAAGTTTATTTCAATAACACAACAGGGTCATTCTATGGAAACGTCCATATTTCTGACCCCACCCCTTACAGAAAAATGATAACTGAAAATATTATATCACGAAACAATAGCTCATTTGATCAATTACTTCCTCCTGAGCCATTGATCTGGCAATACttgttttcattaattatttaacTTTACAAGCACCACAGAACTTGTTCCCACAGTTATGTAAGCTATAGAAGCACTGTGCTGTATTTTGATTTCAAAAAATTTTTTTTCTAccatttaaaatacaatattGTATACATAACTTATGAAATATATGAtagaaattcaatttaaaaaaaaatcccaaataatATTATAAAATTTATAATCAAAGTCATCGTCCCCTATAGAGTCGTGTCACTGGTGTTACAGTGTGACAAAAGtctattattttgaaataaataatgatgatCTATGAAGAAATCACATGGTTAAGTCCACTGTCTCTTTTAAACTTGAAGCATGAAGCTTTTAAGTTGAGGTCACTGGTATgacttactttactttattaGGAGggatttgtaaaaacaaaaacaaacaaaaaaaaaaaagtagaatataAATAGATTAAATTACATGATTTTAGTGAGGTTACCATGACTGACAACATGTGGTTTAATGCCTTGTAGCAGCcagtttgtaaaatgtaattttaatggAAAATTGAACTTTGCATAAGATATTACTGATAACGGCAGTTCAAACAGTGTAGTATGCTGGATATTTTCGTTGTTTTCTAACAGagttaaaatgaaaagtgtaaaaacagctTACACTAAGTGTCAATGATAGTCTGATTGGATgccaaatgtaaatgttttgtctcCTCTACTTAAAGGcgcactctgtagtttttgggaagaaactttattcagaagagaaagatcttcattggctgattttttttatgcctaaacaaactaaataaacaaactgtctttgttttcatgatggaataaacagaataaacaaactgacctgaaaggacaacacGATGCCATACTGTTgaactgtgtttatatttggcggaccctgccacctttctcgcttcaaacagtgttctggggaccttattttcctctgagaacagtttgtttattcagataaggaaaaagtgagtttgtatcattacatcatcaatattgtaaatattaatattctgatTCTATTTTTCCCTGTTACATCAGATAAAATGTGTTACATCTGACATAAAATGATAATTTTACATTACTTTTTAACTTGTTTataacttttttaaatattttcaacaTTGTAGTAAAAATCTAGTTGTGCAAATTTTAACAAacctgattaaattaaatactgGACAGTCTCCCAAGTTGTTGTATAATCCTCACTGTCCTGTGACTCTGACTACATGTGCTGAAgagattgagaaaaaaaaatttcataaAAAACGTTTATATTGCCAAAAGAACACCAGTGAGTctttaaatacatgtaaaaaaaaaaaaaaaaaaatttaaaaagataaaaagtcattaactttaatttgtgtgtatTCATAGAGTCAATGAGTTATGGGATCATGTGGTCTAAGTTTGAATGTGAGAAAAAATAGTCAATTCTCAGACATCTTGCCCTTCCACAAGTGGACGTTTCTGTAGAATGACCCAACAATCAAATGTGACTAATAACTACATTACAGCTTTTACACTAAAGGTGCACTTCACAACCTTTTTACAggcccacacacaaacagagacagagctctTGACACAATGAATAACAGTTTGCAAGAGCTGAAGGTCAATTTAATCCTAAATTTCTGCAGGAGAGTTTTGGTCAGGGACATCGGTTTGAACCATTGTTTGGCCCAGATTATCCGGTAAtttgaggggtttacagattaAGTCTTAAACCTCCTGAACATGAGTTTCTAGATATACTTGAAAGTtatatgtttgcatgtgtgtgtgtgtgtgtaaacatttgagaaaaatagatttttgagtTTTGGTGGGGTGAGATCAAAAAGAACCAATTGCCTGTCTAAAAGTCCTACGGttctaaaaaaaagtttcatattgcccctttaatgtagAGGACAGAATCTACAGTATTGAAACTAAGTGCAGTGAAATAGAAGCATTAAATGGTAAAACTAAGCAGGGATGCAccgattgtgaaattctgggccAATGCATAAAATAAGAATTTAGCTGACAGCTTATGCTGGTGTGTGTCATTAGTTCCCCAGCTTTAATATAGCCTTCTTTCACATGAAAgattaccttttttaaaaacaaaatgtaagtgCTATAAAAGCCTTTTTAGCCTGCGATACAACACTCTATTTAGTGACAAGAATCTTTCGGTACTTAAATAGCCTTACAAACTGGTGACAGGTATGTTAAAAGCCATGACTGTGCCAGTGCATAACAGAGGTGACACGTCAGATCAACATCAGTCACCATCATCGGTGAATGTTATCTTACTGGCCTGTAGGCCGTCAACAGTCAACAAGGTGAATATCATCCAATACCACTGTTTGGCTGTTGAACTGGTGCATTCCAAATACTTGGAGCAAATCTCCTCAAGTTTGAATTTACAGTGCTTGAGGAAAAGTGCTTTGCTAATTTCCACCATTACAGTTAACAGTAACCTCGTAGCAGATAGTGATGGAAGTAGACTACCGTCAGTACCACAATTCTTTCCCTTTCAGGCGCTGTACTTCCCCGAGGAACCCATGTCTTTAACTTCAGGATTAACATACCATCAGGGTAAGACAGTTTACTAAAAATAACAATGTCATTGTTtttaacaaagacaaagacaaatagCCGACAAAGACAAATAGCCTACTCTGATAACATAACATTCTCCGCTGTTTTTCCATTACAGAAGCATGCCACCATCCTTCAAGGGGAATTATGGAAAGATCGTCTACGTGCTGGAAGCCAAGCTGACCAGGAGTTGGAGGATGGACTGTACAGATGAAAAGAAGATATGTTTTGTCTCCAAGGCCATTCCAAATCCTCAGTCTCTGATGGTGTGTACAATATTGAAACATGGACACACAAAACTCTGATTTGTGACCAAAATTATACCCACTTCTTTCATGGTATAGTATCAAGAGATTTTGcaatgtgatgttacagtgcACTCTTCATATAGTCCAGatgatattcaaaaaaattgttcactttttcaaacaagcatgaaacttggtacaTTTTAACAGTTTGGGGCCCTGAACATGCCCATTTTACTTTCCGCTAtaactgaattatgtattttgcatcatatcttCTAAACCAAACATTATAACACAGAAAAGGCAATGTCTACCCATATGTTTCAATGGCCAAGGATTACAATGATATCATATACTACATCATAAACTGTTCAGGTTAACATTTATTGTGAATTCAGGCAAGTTGTGATAACGAAACTAGATAGTTCAGGGCATATgtcaaaaaatctttttcataGAAGCATGAAACTTGTGGAGTAAaagaaatgtactgtatttgcCTCGCAAATGTAGTGTAGTGGAAGtctaaagtagcagaaaatggaaatactcaagtaaagtacctcaaaattgtgcttaagtacagtacttgagtaaatgtacgtAGTTACATTCCATCCCTGCATGCGTTAATGTGTAAGTACACCTCACTGGTGGAGATGGTCCAGATGGTGCTAATTTTAACTACTTAATATACAGTTGTGTAGTTAAATCTATAGTAATCcatcatatttaaaaagcttATTACATGTTTcgtcttattttgaaaagtaaccagtaacttcAGCTGTCAagtaaatgtggtggagtagcagtataaagtagcataaagggGAAATACTTACATCTTATTTAAGTCCAGTAACTGAATAAATATACCAGtagaatgttttatttcttctttcaaaagTTACATATTCTCATTTTAAGTTAGATGAACAGTCAGAGCTATCGCTAGATAAACTCAGAACAAAAAGCAACTGGTGCACCAGGTCATTTGGGATGTACTCGGGCAATTAAGAAGTCCATTGTCTGGGCAAGATTCACATTTTGgttcacatttgttttcaagGTCAAAGCAAACATGCATGTGTCCATCATGCCGCCACTCTCTTGcgcaaaaaaaaagtatttcccTTCCTTGTGCATCACCTGACATTGACACACCTTCTACCATTATCCTGAACCTGTGCTTCAACAAACCAGTGCTCAAGCTGGTGCCTGTAGAGCCCAAAttataaatataacaaataaaaacaataaataactcatgctaataaaaatataatattgaaATGGTTTCTACATAGAGCCCTCATTAACAGCATCAGCTATGCCTGTGCTTGTCCTGCTGTgataagtcaaaatgtctgctgtgtgacATATTAGAATTTGGAGTTAAATTTGAGCAAATTTTTAGGGACGCTTCGCTGTGGACTGTTTTTACAGTTAACATTTCTTCTGAAGAAAGTGAAAGCTGCATACAATTACATATCCAAGGTTCAATGTCCAAGgttctttatttgtcacatgCACAGAGCGTAGAATACAGTGTGCAGTGAAATGCACTGTAAaagaaatattatatataataattatatatatatattcaaatgGTACTGCAGCGACACTCACACCTGGTGTCCCGCCCTGCTTAATAACTGTTATACTTAAGTCATTTACTGTATTGCCTCTATAATGAAAGTGGATGAATAGTAAcagatatttttgtttattgaattCTAGTTAAGCCAAACTGGTTCAACAGACAAAGAGATTGGGATTTTcggaaaaagaaaagtggacaTGGATGTCTTCGTTGACAAGAGAGCTTATGCCCCAGGTAGTAAAATTCTTCCTCAAACATGGTAGGTTCGAGTCATGGACGGAGATCTGCTGCTGAATGCAGAtaatgaaaatctttttttgtcatgtgaTGGTGGCCACAGCCAACATTATGCATGCACTGCACAGTCTTCTTTCACTATAGATGTTTTGACGTGTCACCACAGGAGTTTTAGATGTATCTATTTCCAGTGccctggtattgtgcatgtcAGCATACACCTGTGCGCTTGACAAtttaaaatgtctgccatgaatTTGGTTTGTTGTCATAAATAGTTTTAGTGAAGCATGAAGAAAAGAGTTTATAGAAATTTGGGTAAAATATCATGGGGTTTCCTAATTATGATTAAAGCCATAATTGATCATAGTCACTATGTTTGTTCTGGCCTTGGTCATATACAGTagtattttcaaataaaatgcatgGAGTAATAAATGGGTTGGGTTAGCATTTCAGAACAGTTTATTATGTATATAGTGAGTAAGTTGTACCTTACATTCACAATAATAAACTGTctttatataaaacacattCTGGAGCACTCTGCATTGTCCTGGATGTCACTTGAATTTGAATAAGCGGAAATGAATCCAAAATATTATGTTGTTGTCCTTACAGGTGAAACTGTGGTGGTTCTTGCAAAAATCAACAATGCCTCTTCCAGTAACATGACACCCAAAGTCACTTTAATCCAGGATGTGTTGTACCGTGCCCAACACCATAAAAAACAGCAGCGCACCACCATCTTCAAAGTGTCTGACCACTGTATTAACGCCAAAACACAGAAGGACGTCAAGTGGGCAATAAAGCTTCCTCGTGATCTGACTCAGACAATCCAGAACTGTGAAATTATCACATTGGAATATTGTTTAAAGGTGGGTAATGGTGTAACAGTGTATCTGTCTATTGATAGAGTTTATTGACCCTTAACATTTATAAAGACCCTTAATTGTTGTCAGATGCTCgcttgttattctgttttaaaagtaAAGCATCGTGTACGATTGAAGCAGTTCTATTTTTCCTCAGGTGTACCTGGACATCAGCTTTTCTTTCGATCCAGAGGTCATATTCCCCGTGGTCATTATTCCTCCTGATTTAGCTCATGGCCCTCAGCCTGGTGTGGCTGCGGGTCCCTATCCAGCCAGGGCTATTGGGGGACCAAGCAACAGTGACTTCCCTCCGCCTGCAGTGGCGATGGGTCCCTATCCAGCAGGGGCTTATGGGGGACCAAGCAACATCGACTTCCCTCCCCCTGCGGTTCCTGTGGGTCCCTATGCCTATGGTCAGCCAGGAAGTTATTCAGCACCACCGCCTGCGTACCCTGCTCAGCCAGCACACGTGAGTCAGCGCTACAATAATCCAGTGCCACAGGCGGTTTCTCCATATGGAGATCCACACACCGCTCCGTCTTCTACGCTTCACCCTCCACCTCCCGCCCCAACATTTCACCCACCCCCAAGTGCGCCAGAGATCCaacctcctcctttttctcaaGCGTTCAACATGTCCCCAAGCGCTCCCGTGTACAACATGCTGCCTTCTGCACCAATGGCAAACACAGACTTCCTGTCTCAGTCGGATGAAGCTCCTCCAGCATATGCACTCCTTTTCCCGCCTTCTGCTAATGAAAGATCTGATGCCAAATAACACAACGTGTGCTTAAATACTAACAGCTAGTAAGACATCCAGTCACCTTAATCATGTCTTTAAGACTTCATTAGTGTtcttaaatgtttgaatttagAACAAAAAAGCCATTGTGTGCATTacttactgtttgtgtgtaaataattATACACAAAATAGAGCTTTTGTATTGTATGTGATAGTTGTTTTCTGGTCGGTACATGTTGCTAATTACATGCCGATAACATTATTGCTCAACAAATTCAGTAAACGAGATACACTGTGAATTTTACGTGCCTTGCTAAACTCAAGTGTGCTTGACTTTTCATACTTTCAACTCAGTGTTATGATTTACACATATCTACTCTACCTCAATCTTCTGTATTGtatcaagaaaaaatattttttatgtttttcttaacATAGTATTACAACTAAGAGgcataatatttatttttcctttattttcaaGTCTTTTGAGTTTAACATGACACTACTTCTCTCTATTTTATTACACTATACTTTGCAAACTTGATTTGTTATACCCCTCAAATTGCCAGTATTTCTCTGACCTGTACATTTGAGTAAAGAATTGTCAGGTAAAGTGTCTCTGTGACTCTTTCAGTGCGAGTGGGAACACTTTGTTATACACCTAtatctttctttcctctgtatataaataattataCATTTCACTTATACAAGTTAAATAGCCAAATATTTGACACACCGTACATAGTACAATGCTTATACACTTTATAAGATTGCTTAAACTCAATTACACCCCATGTTAAGATAAAATTTGTTTATATTATACAGTGGTGTGAAAAGTACCAACAAGTcatagttgagtaaaagtaaaatatcatgtgaAGATTTACTTTATTGAAactgaaagtcacccatacaaaaaGTACCcatattgtacttttctttttatttgatcggtaaacccctcacatttcCAGATAATCTGGGACTTAAACTCTTGCCATTTGCAAGCATTCCTTGTATCAACagctttgtctctgtttttataATTGGCCTGTATAAAAAGCTGCATAGTCCACCTTTACTAAATACAGTTACCAGATAAATAaggtggagtaaaagtacaatatttgcttccaaaatgtagtggagttgaagtataaagtagcagaaaatggaaatactcaagtaaagcacaaaATTGTGCTTAATAGGCCACCGTATTTGAGGAAATTAATGCACTACCTgtcattccatcactggttttaaatgtaatgtgattgtTTAAACCTGAATATCCTGTTGTCCACATGTGGAGAGTATATTATAACAGATCTAGGTGAGGAGGTGGACCTCACTGCGGGCGGAGCCGGATACGAGAGAAGTCAGCCAGCGCTTCCTGCTGCGCGGATACACACAGGTGGGAAACAGGGAGCGCCTCTGGACGAGACAGCCAACATGTCTCCGATAAAGGACTTTAAACTGATGTATGAAGCTCTCAACAAATACAACACGTTTTCTGAAGGGGACACTGTTGCAGGCATGGTCACTTTCACGCTGACGGAACAAACCAAAGTGAAGAGCATCTTCGTGAAAGTCAAAGGTGAGGCGCACGTACACTGGACGGACGGgactggagagaggaggaggtctcACAATGCGCACAGGAAATTCTTCAAAGACAAAGAATACTTAGTGACTGAAAATGCTGAAGGTAGGTCGAAGAAACGTGTTGGTACTTTCAAGTTGCTTGCTCATCTTAACACTTAGAATTTGGGTTATTTCAAAGTTATGAGttatatatctgtgtgtgtgtgtgtgtgtgtgtgtgtgtgtgtgtgtgtgtgtgtgtgtgtgtgtgtattcatatacacacacatatggcttttttttttcttttggtgttGATAACAAGCAACAAGTTtgcacaaaacacataaaatgctTCCTGAGTTCTCGATATCTACTTTTAGCCCaagtattgtttttatatatatatatatatgtcttcAAACAAGTGATGCACATATAAATGTTGTAGATTTACAAGTGAACTTCCAAGAACCACACGAATCTCACAATTTCATTAAGCACGTAAAAAATAAGGACttagaaaagtaaaaagaggaagaaaaaaaaggctctgTCATTCATCTGTAAGGTCTCTATCAGGGAAGTGTCAATGATTCTCACTTCTTTTCCAGGCACAGAACTTCCAAAAGGAGACCATCAGTATAAGTTCAGGCTTAAAATCCCACAGGGGTAAGTGGGAATATCTAGCATTTATAGCATTAATACTGCATCATTGTTTGTGTAAACACATTACTGCATCCATGAACTGGCTCTGTTGTACAGGTCATTTCCTTCATCCTTCAAGGGGTTTCATGGAAGGATCGTCTACACGCTCACCGCCAAGATATCCAGGAGTTGGCATTTGCCCTCTGTAGAACAAACTGTCCTCAACTTTATGTCACGGGCTTTACCACACCTTGGCCAATCAATGGTAAGTGGGACATAACAATGATTCGTGTTATGAATTTGATAATGTATTTTCACTTCTACAGCGCTTAAATTTGCTAATGGCTGCTGAAAAGGAAATATATTTAGGTTGAGAAGTCACTCGACTTAAGAGACAGTTGGCTACAATGAATATGAAGCGTGCCATGGAGAAAATGCTCACAGAAAAATAGAGTAGTGTGCTTAAATATGAGCAACAGGCACccagcaggaggagctgcagtAATCTGAGAGTTTGATATTGTGTAATACGCTGAGTAATGGAAGAATCCACAGTTACACTGGCCCTGAGATCTCAACAAACTGCAActtaaaggttaaatatatgacattttgaacattaataaaacagcaAGCAACCGATTGCTATGTGAAGATACATTGGAGTATGGTGTCTCAAACAGAGAATGAAGTCATATtccctgtatgtgtgttgtaATCTGAGCcttctttgttttgaaagcCCGTATGGCCGATCTTGCAAATTAGTGGATTTGAGTGTTAGTTCATGTTAGCGTTCTCTCTGCATCCCTTTTCAACATGGTGGCCTGGTACAGCTCGAGAGATtggtgagcagtgtgtgttcagatgcagctttctctttttctccaaCTTAAACAATATGCACGgttgttatttctgtgttttcttgtatttcCTGATTTTCCTGTCTCCCCCTGCttatctgtctgtttttgtttctgttggcGAGGTCTCCCGTCTTTAATCCGCTCAATTCCAGCACTGCTCTTTGTGCAAACATACCTGGCATTATCCTCCATAGCCCTGCCCCGTTTCCTGTATTTTCACCAGCTTACCAGCTCCCTGTTTGTGCTCCTGTTTCATTACCTCTCTTTCATCTTGCCTGTTCCTGTGTGAAAATTTGTGTtatctggaaaaactatttttgtttttgatcctgtcctcctgctgtctcgacagcacaacacaatacaaaaacatgcTGCAAATACACCTGCGAGGTCTGTGCAGCAGTCACtttctgcgcatgcgcagagGCATGATGTCAGTCCACAGCATGAACATGAATGTTTGATACATGAATCAGATTTCAATACCTTAGTAAGTCACAAACCATGGCAACAACAAGcaactgttttctgtcctctggAAATATTTGCGTtgtcttttccattttttttataacatgTCTGAATTTGAGGCATGTTTTCTCAAATTTGTTGTCAAATTGTtgatttttcttaattttcttgtgttttgactttcagcatgttttttttttttttttatcaagttGCAGTACACTGagctctcagggccaccgtagatTTGATTGCGTGAGAATCAAGAGAAATTTTACAGTGTTGCTCAACCACAACCAGTTCAGGGaagtttcattttcagttgcATGGTGTTAAACAGAGCAAAGATGACTGTTTACTTTGAATTTTAGTCTTATGTGGCATTGAGCTGATATCATACGATGTTTTCCTATGATTTGTTTTAGGGTCCGAACTGTGGTTCAGTGGGTAAAGAGGTTGGAGTTTTCTCCAAAGAACATATCCAAATGTCTGCTACTGTTGACAAAAGGGTTTGCTCTCCAGGTAAAGTCACTCCAGCTTTGTTGAACTCCAACACTTGTTGTTGGACTAGTGTTGAAGCAAGATATAAAATGCATTGTATTTTCACATGATATTTACAACGTTGTACATTGTTTCATTACGATGTCAGACAGAAGGTGGTTTAGgtgttgatgttagcatgccaTATCTCAACTCAACAACGTTTTCTATgctttttttaaccattttaaagcacttacatacagtatgtatatatgcGTAATGTACAATATTTTATCATATATAAGTGTGTCCTGACGTTATtcctaaaaaaatatatattcatattcatgaaTATACATTATGATTTGTTTCCAACAGGTGACACTTTATCTTTTGTTGCAAAAATCTCCAACTCCTCTTCCAAAAAAATGAAGCCCAAATTCAGCGTAGAGCAGAGAACCATGTACCGGGCCCATGCCTCCCATAAACTCAGCGTGATAAGTGTCTGCAAAATGGTTGGGGACACTCTCAAACAGTCAGAGGAAACCGTCTCCGGCCAATTGAAGATTCCTGCCGATGTCATCAGCTCTGTCCATAACTGTGATATCATCACAGTTGAGCATTACCTCAAGGTAATGATGTAAATAGTGATGTTACATCAATATAAAGAAATTGTAGCACAGGCTATTCTTGTCACAAATCACACACTTCAACATTAATGAGAAATATTCTAAAATTACAGTATGCAATGCTGCATAATCATTACAGTAAAATCACATACAATAATCATGTTTATATGTCAGCACAGTTGACCGAATAAATAACTTGATTCAAATCATTTCTGATATAGACAGATTTTACCTCTTCATATATTTCTGTTTCCCAGGTGTATCTGGACATCAGTTTTTCCGTTGACCCAGAAGTGAAGCTTCCGCTGGTCATTGTTCCTTTCAGCCTTGCAACCCTTCAGCCTGGTGGAGCTGCGGGGCCATACCCAGCTGGGGCTGCGGGGCCTTACCCAGCAGGGGCTATTGGAGGGCCTTACCCAGCAGGGGCTATTGGAGGGCCTTATCCAGCAGGGGCTGTTGGAGGGCCTTATCCAGCAGGGGCTGTTGGAGGGCCAAGCAAAAGCGACTTCCCTCCCCCTGCAGTGGCGATGGGTCCCTATCCAGCTGGGGCTGTTGGGGCTCCAAGCTACAGCGACTTCCCTCCACCTGCCTTCCCTACCGGATCTTATGGTGTACCCACAGCTCCGGGTGCTTTTGGATACCCAGCACCAGGTCCCACTCAACCTGGCAACACAGCGGGTGGCTACAGCAACCAGTGGCCACAACAGGTCCCTCCATACGGTTTTCCAGCTGCAGCTTTCCCAGCACCTTCAG encodes the following:
- the LOC140996817 gene encoding arrestin domain-containing protein 3-like yields the protein MPSVHSLTMTYDLLNDSGTFSEGDPLVGKVTLVLLKEITVESLFVKAKGDSSVRWTEKSGDRDTTYSAAKRYFKQKQFLIAENAKGAVLPRGTHVFNFRINIPSGSMPPSFKGNYGKIVYVLEAKLTRSWRMDCTDEKKICFVSKAIPNPQSLMLSQTGSTDKEIGIFGKRKVDMDVFVDKRAYAPGETVVVLAKINNASSSNMTPKVTLIQDVLYRAQHHKKQQRTTIFKVSDHCINAKTQKDVKWAIKLPRDLTQTIQNCEIITLEYCLKVYLDISFSFDPEVIFPVVIIPPDLAHGPQPGVAAGPYPARAIGGPSNSDFPPPAVAMGPYPAGAYGGPSNIDFPPPAVPVGPYAYGQPGSYSAPPPAYPAQPAHVSQRYNNPVPQAVSPYGDPHTAPSSTLHPPPPAPTFHPPPSAPEIQPPPFSQAFNMSPSAPVYNMLPSAPMANTDFLSQSDEAPPAYALLFPPSANERSDAK
- the LOC140996818 gene encoding arrestin domain-containing protein 3-like — translated: MSPIKDFKLMYEALNKYNTFSEGDTVAGMVTFTLTEQTKVKSIFVKVKGEAHVHWTDGTGERRRSHNAHRKFFKDKEYLVTENAEGTELPKGDHQYKFRLKIPQGSFPSSFKGFHGRIVYTLTAKISRSWHLPSVEQTVLNFMSRALPHLGQSMGPNCGSVGKEVGVFSKEHIQMSATVDKRVCSPGDTLSFVAKISNSSSKKMKPKFSVEQRTMYRAHASHKLSVISVCKMVGDTLKQSEETVSGQLKIPADVISSVHNCDIITVEHYLKVYLDISFSVDPEVKLPLVIVPFSLATLQPGGAAGPYPAGAAGPYPAGAIGGPYPAGAIGGPYPAGAVGGPYPAGAVGGPSKSDFPPPAVAMGPYPAGAVGAPSYSDFPPPAFPTGSYGVPTAPGAFGYPAPGPTQPGNTAGGYSNQWPQQVPPYGFPAAAFPAPSVQHQGPTAPPQFQQGEDPPAYMSLYPPIPDKKN